The Pseudomonadales bacterium genome has a segment encoding these proteins:
- the gspI gene encoding type II secretion system minor pseudopilin GspI, which translates to MANFNQKTSKGFTLIEIMVALVIFAVLSIALLTRLGSDLRSEQLLEEKTLASMVAENTLTEMRVNKDGSSVSGGRSSVELAGKKWEVVTTVKSTNQENLQQVDVQVQPVSNKRGASYLLTGFIGKH; encoded by the coding sequence GTGGCTAACTTCAACCAAAAGACGAGCAAAGGTTTTACCTTGATTGAAATTATGGTTGCCCTTGTAATATTTGCCGTGTTATCAATCGCGCTACTGACGCGTCTAGGCAGTGATTTGCGCAGTGAGCAGTTACTGGAAGAGAAGACACTGGCGAGTATGGTTGCAGAAAATACGCTAACAGAAATGAGGGTCAACAAGGACGGCTCATCTGTTAGTGGCGGCCGTTCATCGGTAGAGCTGGCAGGAAAAAAGTGGGAAGTTGTCACAACGGTTAAAAGTACAAATCAGGAAAATTTACAGCAAGTGGATGTTCAAGTGCAGCCTGTTAGCAACAAGCGTGGTGCTAGCTATTTGCTGACAGGTTTTATTGGTAAGCACTGA
- the gspG gene encoding type II secretion system major pseudopilin GspG — MKKELVRNTSPKAQEGFTLIEVMVVIVILGILSALVVPNVLHKAADARVAAAKSDLAAIGQALDMYKLDNSSYPTTDQGLEALVTKPSGSPEPRNWNPSGYLKKLPEDPWRRAYLYTSPGQGAPYEIRSLGADGRDGGEGEDQDLSSINL, encoded by the coding sequence ATGAAGAAAGAATTGGTCAGAAATACTTCGCCTAAAGCGCAAGAGGGTTTCACTCTTATTGAAGTAATGGTGGTTATTGTCATCCTTGGTATTTTGAGTGCATTAGTGGTGCCTAATGTCTTACATAAAGCAGCCGATGCGCGCGTGGCTGCGGCAAAAAGTGATTTGGCCGCAATTGGTCAAGCCTTGGATATGTATAAATTAGATAACTCTTCGTACCCAACGACTGATCAAGGCTTAGAAGCTTTGGTAACAAAACCATCTGGCAGCCCTGAGCCGCGCAACTGGAATCCTAGTGGCTACTTAAAAAAACTACCTGAAGATCCATGGCGCAGAGCTTATTTGTATACAAGTCCGGGGCAAGGTGCGCCGTATGAAATCCGCAGTTTGGGCGCGGATGGTCGAGATGGCGGCGAAGGAGAAGATCAAGATTTAAGCAGTATCAATCTTTAA
- the gspK gene encoding type II secretion system minor pseudopilin GspK: protein MRLSHTQRGIAVITVLMALAIAVLICSEVISRVYASVKRSENYFNTQQAWEYALGGEALAREVLAADFEKDRLSSAPIDHLHEKWAQPLPKMTVANGDIAVEIYDAQARLNLNNLIDQSGSIQSSQVGVLQRLMTFLGMQTHYADMAARWASYENDTENMYDSDKINYRAADTQFGSVSELRLLRDMRLEEYRRVAPYLSALPVPVHININTAPEPVLVALTDGSEQSMSAVKDFIAQRQQQEVGFTSTEAFSNLLDAGQGDDIIGDDLLSGDSDNGSIEAPSESVDEGENEVEGETENDSNAVLGTSSEYFEVRVIANYGKSKVWLVSTLFRDNETGEIMLLSRDTSQRFLFGNLYSKNNGANKDKKAKPDKEIDK, encoded by the coding sequence GTGAGGCTTTCTCATACACAGCGTGGCATCGCAGTGATCACTGTGTTGATGGCACTGGCGATTGCCGTGCTCATCTGCTCGGAAGTCATCTCTCGTGTTTACGCTAGCGTGAAGCGTTCAGAGAATTACTTCAATACACAGCAGGCTTGGGAGTATGCGCTGGGCGGAGAAGCATTAGCGCGTGAAGTATTGGCTGCTGATTTTGAAAAGGATCGTTTGTCGTCTGCGCCTATTGATCATTTGCATGAAAAATGGGCTCAGCCACTGCCAAAAATGACAGTGGCTAACGGAGATATAGCGGTTGAGATTTATGATGCGCAGGCGCGTTTAAATCTGAATAACTTAATTGACCAATCGGGAAGTATTCAATCATCACAAGTTGGTGTATTGCAGCGCCTAATGACATTCCTTGGCATGCAAACTCATTACGCAGATATGGCTGCGCGGTGGGCGAGTTATGAAAATGACACAGAGAATATGTATGATTCTGACAAGATTAATTATCGTGCGGCAGATACGCAGTTTGGTAGTGTTTCCGAATTGCGCTTACTGCGTGATATGCGCTTAGAAGAGTATCGTCGTGTAGCGCCTTATTTATCTGCGTTGCCTGTTCCTGTTCACATTAATATTAATACTGCGCCAGAGCCAGTGTTGGTGGCTCTGACCGATGGCTCGGAGCAAAGCATGAGCGCGGTCAAAGATTTCATTGCTCAACGGCAACAGCAAGAAGTAGGTTTTACTTCTACAGAAGCTTTTTCTAATTTGCTGGATGCAGGGCAGGGTGACGATATTATTGGTGATGACCTTTTGAGTGGTGATTCTGATAATGGTTCTATTGAAGCGCCTAGTGAGTCTGTAGATGAGGGAGAGAATGAAGTCGAAGGTGAAACTGAAAACGACTCAAATGCAGTGTTGGGTACTAGTAGTGAGTATTTTGAAGTAAGAGTTATTGCTAACTACGGAAAAAGTAAGGTGTGGTTGGTTTCTACTTTGTTTCGTGACAATGAAACTGGTGAGATTATGTTGTTGTCTCGCGATACAAGTCAGCGATTTTTATTCGGCAATTTGTACAGTAAAAACAATGGTGCTAATAAAGATAAAAAGGCCAAGCCTGACAAAGAGATAGACAAATGA
- the gspF gene encoding type II secretion system inner membrane protein GspF encodes MSAFNYVALDGNGKQTKGVLEGDSQRQVRQFLRDRGLVPLSVDPAAKSSQAQTKTKAFSFFKFGQSISARDLALLTRQMATLVQAGLPIGDVLTAVAQQTEKPRIQSMMMAVRSKVLEGYTLANSLGEYPRAFPDLYRATVSAGEHSGHLDLVLNRLADYTESSKETKQKIQGAMVYPIFLVVFSVLIVSLLMIKVVPNVVEVFSGTGQELPGITQALISTSGFFVSWWWLVLLLIVGLIFTARTLLQKPAIELAWHKKILTLPLFGKLACNINTSRFASTLSILTSSGVPLVEAMRIAGEVMANRWLQTRVREATQKVSEGTSLRNALQHAGYFPPMMLHMIASGESTGELDTMLSRVATSQEQDLQAFIGITISILPPLLLVLMAGVVLTIVLAILLPIIQMNNLVA; translated from the coding sequence ATGTCAGCCTTCAACTATGTTGCGCTTGACGGCAACGGCAAACAAACCAAAGGTGTGTTGGAAGGCGATAGCCAACGCCAAGTGCGGCAGTTTCTGCGTGATAGAGGCCTAGTGCCTTTATCGGTAGATCCTGCTGCAAAATCTTCACAAGCACAGACAAAAACAAAAGCTTTCAGTTTTTTTAAGTTTGGGCAATCCATCAGTGCGCGTGATCTGGCTTTATTAACACGGCAAATGGCCACACTGGTGCAGGCGGGTTTGCCGATTGGTGATGTGCTGACAGCAGTCGCGCAGCAAACCGAAAAGCCGCGTATACAGAGCATGATGATGGCGGTGCGCTCTAAAGTGTTAGAGGGTTATACGCTGGCGAATAGTTTGGGTGAATACCCGCGTGCCTTTCCTGATTTGTATCGCGCTACTGTGTCTGCCGGCGAACACTCAGGGCATTTGGATTTAGTGTTGAATCGCTTGGCGGATTACACCGAATCTAGCAAAGAAACCAAACAAAAAATTCAGGGTGCGATGGTGTATCCCATTTTTTTAGTGGTTTTTTCAGTGCTAATTGTTTCGCTGCTGATGATCAAAGTGGTGCCTAATGTTGTCGAAGTTTTCAGTGGCACAGGACAGGAATTACCTGGCATCACGCAAGCATTAATCTCAACCAGTGGTTTTTTTGTCAGCTGGTGGTGGTTGGTTTTATTGTTGATTGTAGGATTGATATTTACAGCGAGAACATTGTTGCAGAAGCCGGCCATTGAACTGGCTTGGCATAAAAAAATTCTCACACTACCTTTATTTGGAAAATTAGCCTGCAATATCAATACTTCTCGCTTTGCCAGTACCTTAAGTATTTTGACGAGTTCCGGTGTGCCATTGGTTGAGGCTATGCGTATTGCTGGCGAAGTAATGGCCAATCGTTGGCTGCAAACGCGTGTGCGTGAAGCAACACAAAAAGTGAGCGAGGGAACCAGTTTGCGCAATGCTCTGCAACACGCGGGTTATTTTCCACCGATGATGTTGCACATGATTGCCAGTGGCGAATCAACCGGCGAGTTGGATACGATGTTGTCGCGTGTTGCAACAAGCCAAGAGCAAGATTTACAGGCATTTATCGGTATCACCATTAGTATTTTGCCGCCGTTATTGTTGGTGTTAATGGCCGGTGTTGTTTTGACTATCGTCTTGGCTATTTTGTTGCCGATTATTCAGATGAATAATTTAGTGGCATAA
- the gspH gene encoding type II secretion system minor pseudopilin GspH — protein MPIIKHTIISRESGFTLVELMMVVFIVGVMAGLVVMTIGGGDRRVLKKEANRIQQLMVIAQDEATLSGQEIGFYLDDRQKVYGFLYFDDQQMAWQPMEKEAFIQRSVPEEYQWSLSIQGERIDLTKIYKDSLGKKKLDNWLTEDNDQKDDQHTSSSKRGERDNKKKADKLTVAPSLIFFSDGHYTPFQLQLSSKVIKDSSYAIEGDGLSSVILSGGELSKSKAQRKKSHDRG, from the coding sequence GTGCCCATCATCAAACACACCATTATCAGTCGAGAGTCAGGTTTTACGCTCGTCGAATTGATGATGGTGGTGTTTATTGTCGGTGTCATGGCGGGATTGGTTGTCATGACAATCGGCGGTGGAGATCGGCGAGTTTTAAAAAAAGAAGCCAATCGTATTCAACAATTGATGGTGATTGCACAGGATGAGGCAACACTTTCAGGCCAAGAAATTGGCTTTTATCTGGATGATCGCCAAAAAGTGTATGGATTCCTTTATTTTGATGATCAGCAAATGGCGTGGCAGCCAATGGAAAAAGAAGCATTTATTCAGCGTTCTGTGCCAGAAGAATATCAATGGTCTTTAAGTATTCAAGGCGAGCGTATTGATTTAACAAAAATTTATAAAGATAGCCTGGGAAAGAAAAAATTAGATAATTGGCTAACAGAAGACAACGATCAAAAAGATGATCAACATACCTCATCAAGTAAGCGCGGTGAGAGAGATAACAAAAAGAAAGCAGATAAATTGACTGTCGCGCCATCATTGATTTTTTTCTCGGATGGGCATTACACGCCATTCCAGTTGCAGCTCAGTAGTAAAGTAATAAAAGACTCCTCTTATGCCATTGAGGGCGATGGGCTAAGCTCAGTAATTCTCAGTGGTGGTGAACTGAGCAAAAGCAAAGCACAAAGAAAGAAGAGTCATGATCGTGGCTAA
- the gspL gene encoding type II secretion system protein GspL — translation MTQETRVNMIEKTQLQRESILIVVQDFGEDSSAVAGWSCEFCAFSENAVPLSESIKMSLMDACKAVADMQSQNETVQITVVLPAELAALHSVNLPSKNQRQAMQALPFVVEEQLAVDIEEVHLAVGQRQSDASWPVVVIDNAVMAALSQCCESAGVRLSAVYIDAQLLPIKNGGLTLVLAKQRVLVRTEKSVAVFDAVNAAEMIDFFLADTTPSAVNIYYSSEDESSALLAQKFATEFSALEESSVEVKSDMKALAPQLFSWIDAASINLLQGKFFVKPLSGRPPMWRWIAAAVVFFWLGQCVLQIASGWYFSRSASALEEKMDAQFRELFPSARRVGGVRKQIESQFMGLGDSNTSTFIEVFGVSVQALNAMPSHQGLEIMELRYDDQQGQLEFELKAKSIEQLDQYKQALSKAGLSAKISSANEGENGVEGRMQISKNF, via the coding sequence ATGACACAAGAAACTAGGGTTAATATGATTGAAAAAACGCAGTTGCAGCGCGAAAGTATTCTGATAGTCGTTCAGGATTTTGGTGAGGATTCTTCTGCGGTTGCAGGTTGGTCGTGTGAATTTTGTGCCTTCTCAGAAAATGCCGTGCCATTATCGGAATCAATAAAGATGTCGCTAATGGATGCATGTAAAGCTGTTGCAGATATGCAATCTCAGAATGAGACAGTGCAAATTACTGTGGTTCTTCCTGCTGAGTTAGCTGCACTACACAGTGTCAATTTACCTTCAAAAAATCAGCGCCAAGCTATGCAGGCTTTGCCATTCGTTGTGGAGGAGCAGCTAGCTGTTGATATAGAAGAAGTTCACTTGGCAGTAGGGCAGCGCCAGTCAGATGCATCATGGCCAGTCGTGGTGATTGATAATGCGGTGATGGCTGCATTGAGCCAGTGCTGCGAGAGTGCCGGTGTGAGGTTGAGTGCGGTTTATATCGACGCACAACTGCTTCCAATCAAGAATGGCGGTCTAACACTGGTATTGGCAAAGCAGAGAGTATTGGTGCGAACAGAAAAGAGTGTCGCTGTATTTGATGCAGTCAATGCGGCGGAGATGATTGATTTTTTCTTGGCAGATACTACACCTTCAGCAGTTAATATCTATTACTCCTCGGAGGATGAGTCGTCAGCATTGCTGGCTCAGAAATTTGCCACGGAGTTTTCGGCATTGGAGGAATCGAGTGTCGAAGTGAAATCGGATATGAAAGCACTGGCACCGCAGTTATTCTCGTGGATAGACGCTGCATCTATTAATCTTTTGCAAGGAAAGTTTTTTGTTAAGCCTCTTAGTGGGCGGCCTCCAATGTGGCGATGGATTGCGGCAGCCGTGGTGTTTTTTTGGTTGGGGCAGTGCGTACTGCAAATCGCCAGTGGCTGGTATTTTTCCCGCAGCGCTTCTGCATTGGAAGAAAAAATGGATGCACAATTTAGAGAGCTATTTCCTAGCGCAAGGCGAGTTGGTGGAGTAAGAAAGCAAATTGAATCGCAGTTTATGGGGCTCGGTGATAGTAATACCAGTACATTTATCGAGGTGTTTGGTGTAAGTGTGCAAGCGCTCAATGCGATGCCGAGCCACCAAGGCCTCGAAATAATGGAATTGCGTTATGACGATCAACAAGGACAGTTGGAGTTTGAATTGAAAGCTAAAAGTATTGAGCAGTTGGATCAATATAAGCAGGCTTTAAGCAAGGCGGGGTTATCAGCAAAAATTTCCTCTGCGAATGAAGGAGAAAATGGTGTTGAAGGCCGTATGCAGATCAGTAAAAATTTTTGA
- the gspE gene encoding type II secretion system ATPase GspE, giving the protein MTQNSESDQLLTADSEATGCRLPFGFSKRFGVLVVPGTANPVELLYREDATMQALLEARRVVAQAVVFTKTDVESFNAQLARAHENSSGAAMQMVEDLGDELDLTSLADSVPDTGDLLEQEDDAPIIRLINALLTEAVKQNASDIHIETFEKRLIVRLRTDGILREIVQPKRALAPLLVSRIKVMAKLDIAEKRVPQDGRISLRVAGREVDIRVSTMPSSNGERVVLRLLDKRAGRLDLNVLGMQLRDLTLFSELLRKPHGIILVTGPTGSGKTTSLYAGLSSINDATKNILTVEDPIEYNLEGIGQTQVNIKADMTFARGLRAMLRQDPDVVMVGEIRDLETAEIAVQASLTGHLVLSTLHTNTAIGAVTRLVDMGVEPFLLSSSLVGLLAQRLVRVLCPHCKKAYKPNATESDLLQVDKNNPPEIFRAVGCSHCKQLGYLGRTGVYELVAVDDKMRELIHSRASEAELTAYARTKGPSIRDDGRARILAGETTVEEVLRVTQEE; this is encoded by the coding sequence ATGACACAGAACAGCGAGTCCGATCAGCTATTGACAGCTGATTCTGAAGCTACCGGCTGTCGTTTGCCGTTTGGTTTTTCAAAGCGGTTTGGGGTATTGGTTGTGCCTGGCACAGCCAATCCTGTGGAACTTTTGTACCGTGAAGATGCCACGATGCAAGCGTTGCTAGAAGCGCGTCGCGTTGTCGCTCAAGCAGTTGTTTTCACCAAAACAGATGTTGAAAGTTTTAATGCCCAACTGGCGCGCGCTCATGAAAATAGCAGCGGCGCAGCCATGCAAATGGTTGAAGATTTGGGTGATGAACTCGATCTAACCAGTCTTGCTGATTCAGTGCCGGATACAGGTGATTTGCTAGAGCAGGAAGATGATGCACCTATTATTCGCTTAATCAACGCATTGTTGACGGAAGCGGTGAAACAAAATGCTTCCGATATTCATATCGAAACATTTGAAAAGCGTTTGATTGTGCGTTTGCGCACAGATGGCATTTTGCGCGAAATCGTGCAGCCTAAACGCGCGCTCGCGCCTTTGTTGGTGTCGCGCATTAAAGTCATGGCGAAATTAGATATTGCTGAAAAACGCGTGCCACAAGATGGTCGTATTTCTCTGCGTGTTGCTGGGCGTGAAGTTGATATTCGTGTATCCACCATGCCGTCTAGTAATGGTGAGCGTGTGGTGTTGCGTTTGCTGGATAAGCGTGCAGGGCGTTTAGATTTGAATGTGTTGGGTATGCAGTTGCGTGATCTGACACTTTTTTCTGAATTATTGAGAAAACCTCACGGTATTATTTTGGTAACGGGGCCAACGGGGTCTGGTAAAACCACCTCGCTTTATGCAGGGCTCAGTAGTATTAACGATGCCACCAAAAATATTTTGACGGTGGAAGATCCGATCGAATACAACTTGGAAGGCATCGGTCAAACACAAGTTAATATAAAAGCGGATATGACTTTTGCGCGCGGTTTGCGGGCAATGTTGCGTCAAGATCCCGATGTGGTGATGGTTGGTGAGATTCGCGATTTAGAAACGGCAGAAATTGCAGTACAGGCGAGTTTGACGGGGCATTTGGTGTTATCCACGCTGCACACGAATACGGCGATTGGTGCTGTCACTCGATTGGTGGATATGGGTGTTGAGCCGTTTCTGTTGTCATCCAGTTTAGTGGGCTTGCTTGCACAGCGTTTGGTGCGCGTACTGTGTCCACATTGCAAAAAGGCATATAAGCCTAATGCAACAGAATCTGATTTGTTACAAGTGGATAAAAATAATCCACCGGAAATTTTTCGCGCAGTGGGCTGCTCACATTGCAAGCAGTTGGGTTATTTGGGAAGAACCGGCGTTTACGAACTGGTTGCAGTGGATGACAAAATGCGAGAGCTGATTCACAGCAGGGCATCAGAAGCGGAACTGACAGCGTATGCGCGCACAAAAGGCCCCAGCATTCGTGATGATGGCCGTGCGCGTATTCTTGCCGGTGAAACGACAGTGGAAGAAGTGTTGCGCGTGACGCAGGAAGAATAA
- the gspM gene encoding type II secretion system protein GspM — protein MVNVWIDKTKQKIDNLPAGDQRALLIMCCAIALAVIYLSLSWSSSYQKSALTYYEKTLEDSRWMDANHNKLIELASVKKKKLEKNSEDEGASLINLVTTYAKPFGIAFKRFQPQDESGLRLWIEGAEFDMLMRWLAALNQQNIQLNQLEITRQERQPGLAEARLLVSTNQ, from the coding sequence ATGGTAAATGTTTGGATAGACAAAACAAAACAAAAAATAGATAACCTGCCTGCCGGTGATCAGCGTGCGCTGTTGATTATGTGCTGTGCAATAGCTTTGGCGGTTATTTATCTGTCATTATCATGGTCATCGAGTTATCAAAAGTCCGCATTGACATATTATGAGAAGACTTTAGAAGATAGCAGGTGGATGGATGCCAATCACAATAAATTAATAGAGTTAGCCAGTGTCAAGAAGAAAAAATTAGAAAAAAATAGTGAAGATGAAGGCGCGTCACTCATTAATTTAGTGACGACTTATGCGAAACCATTTGGCATAGCGTTTAAGCGGTTTCAACCACAAGACGAGAGTGGCTTGCGTTTATGGATTGAAGGCGCCGAGTTCGATATGTTAATGCGCTGGCTGGCAGCGCTGAATCAACAGAATATTCAGCTCAATCAGTTGGAAATCACAAGGCAAGAGAGGCAGCCGGGGCTGGCTGAAGCGCGTTTATTGGTATCTACCAATCAGTAG
- the gspJ gene encoding type II secretion system minor pseudopilin GspJ encodes MFTAQKKSNAGFTLIEVMVAIAIFAVISTGVYRVLSAMVDSQDRVAAHANALRDLQRSLWFIAMDMNQIVMRDVRLPNDNRSPALQSDKDSYLLIFTRQGLRNPLLDARSDLERVAYSLGTSPQESNTKETSKRGREKSLLRHTWGAVDRKEGAKENIQVLFNDVEKVDLSFMNARGDWKREWPEQKKDEKEHVRELPVAIKLTVKSSRYGELEQIYQVGDLIRKEKKSTGDAR; translated from the coding sequence ATGTTTACTGCGCAGAAGAAAAGCAATGCAGGATTTACGCTGATTGAGGTGATGGTTGCCATTGCTATTTTTGCTGTAATTTCTACCGGTGTTTATCGCGTATTGTCTGCGATGGTCGATAGTCAAGATCGTGTAGCAGCTCACGCTAATGCGCTGCGTGATTTACAGCGCTCGCTTTGGTTTATAGCGATGGATATGAACCAAATAGTGATGCGTGATGTGCGATTACCTAACGACAACCGTTCTCCCGCGTTGCAATCAGATAAAGATAGCTATTTATTGATATTTACTAGACAGGGATTGCGTAACCCATTGCTGGATGCACGCAGTGATCTTGAGCGTGTTGCTTACTCTCTTGGTACTTCACCGCAAGAGTCAAACACAAAAGAAACTTCGAAGCGTGGTCGAGAGAAAAGTTTATTGCGGCACACATGGGGTGCTGTTGATAGAAAAGAAGGTGCTAAAGAAAATATTCAGGTACTTTTTAATGATGTGGAAAAAGTTGATCTGTCATTTATGAATGCGAGAGGTGATTGGAAGCGCGAATGGCCAGAGCAAAAAAAGGATGAAAAAGAGCATGTTCGTGAATTGCCAGTAGCGATTAAACTGACTGTTAAATCAAGCCGTTATGGTGAGTTGGAACAGATCTATCAAGTGGGGGATCTCATCAGGAAAGAGAAAAAATCTACAGGTGATGCACGGTGA
- the gspD gene encoding type II secretion system secretin GspD gives MPKTTQTTQTTLMTRVLAAIILVTVAVFSMQSYAQATKPANQVAAGQEQMISVAFDNADVKDVIRWASDLTTKNIIVHPSVTGKKITIVAGEPMTYDAAWQVFLSALQVNGLAVVESGDTVKVLPEPEAKTNQVPVVSSDLKTGKEDIVVRIVKVKNLSAQQLIGLIKPLTPNSAHLAAYPENNTLVIADRAGNIDQIVGIINRIDQSGTVDVEIIKLEFASAKDVAKTVTELIQKSGSGAPKAGTAPPGRELNITADERSNSILMTGDPVMRVQMRKLIQRLDLPLSGEGNTQVVYLNYITAKDMQPILEGVGSNSKSGSGKEGGAAQDVVVNVQALEQTNAVVITAPPSVMNTMKGVIAKLDVRRQQVLVEALIVEVSDEVGRDLGVFWEGKGNNSKAVGLFGTQGAPIQSTDITGTGNLTLGGLSLGFYSSGDMVGLIRALEKNTNANVLSTPTVIALDNEEASILVGESVPFKTGSERINNTPVVGNNNANNNNSIYNNDYVQIERKDIGVELKVTPRINQEGILTLEIEQKVESINESANVGGSSGAADIITNKREIKTKALVKDNSVLVLGGLIRDEIEATDSGVPFLSKIPFLGRLFKGTSKHVVKKNLMVFIHPRILHDDADAADDSSYYYNNMRDTQRRFNKQELDDGLRVDRRLPELSPWQPPRTGMEAEKLTQPSSQGQ, from the coding sequence GTGCCTAAAACAACACAAACAACACAAACAACACTCATGACTCGCGTATTGGCTGCAATCATATTGGTGACGGTCGCTGTATTTTCTATGCAAAGTTATGCACAAGCTACAAAACCAGCTAATCAAGTGGCTGCTGGGCAAGAGCAAATGATTTCTGTGGCTTTTGATAATGCAGATGTCAAAGATGTGATTCGCTGGGCATCGGATCTCACAACCAAAAATATTATTGTTCATCCAAGCGTCACCGGTAAAAAAATTACTATCGTCGCTGGCGAACCTATGACCTACGACGCTGCTTGGCAGGTATTTCTCTCTGCCTTGCAGGTAAATGGTTTGGCAGTAGTGGAGAGTGGCGACACCGTAAAAGTGCTTCCCGAGCCAGAAGCAAAAACTAACCAAGTGCCTGTGGTGAGCAGTGATTTAAAAACAGGCAAAGAAGATATTGTTGTTCGTATCGTAAAAGTAAAAAATCTTTCTGCGCAGCAATTGATTGGCCTGATAAAACCATTGACACCGAATAGTGCGCATTTAGCTGCATATCCAGAAAATAACACACTGGTGATCGCCGATCGTGCAGGCAATATTGATCAGATAGTAGGTATCATCAATCGTATCGATCAGTCGGGAACAGTAGATGTTGAAATTATTAAATTAGAATTTGCAAGTGCAAAAGATGTTGCTAAAACTGTCACTGAATTGATTCAAAAAAGTGGTAGTGGTGCGCCTAAAGCTGGAACAGCGCCTCCAGGACGCGAATTGAATATTACGGCAGATGAACGATCTAATAGTATTTTGATGACGGGTGATCCGGTCATGCGCGTACAGATGCGCAAATTGATTCAGCGTTTAGATTTGCCGCTGTCGGGTGAGGGTAATACGCAAGTGGTGTACCTCAATTACATTACAGCAAAAGATATGCAACCAATTTTGGAAGGCGTTGGCAGTAATTCTAAAAGTGGCAGTGGGAAAGAAGGTGGCGCCGCGCAGGATGTCGTTGTTAATGTTCAGGCACTAGAGCAAACCAATGCCGTGGTTATTACTGCGCCCCCATCGGTGATGAACACCATGAAAGGCGTGATTGCTAAATTGGATGTGCGCCGCCAACAAGTATTGGTTGAAGCATTGATTGTTGAAGTAAGTGACGAAGTAGGTCGTGATCTCGGTGTGTTTTGGGAAGGTAAAGGAAACAACTCGAAAGCAGTGGGGTTATTTGGTACGCAAGGCGCACCAATTCAGTCGACGGATATAACGGGAACAGGCAACCTTACTCTGGGTGGTTTGAGTTTGGGTTTTTATTCCAGCGGCGACATGGTGGGTTTGATTCGTGCGTTGGAAAAAAATACCAATGCCAATGTTTTATCGACACCGACCGTCATTGCCTTGGATAACGAAGAAGCCAGTATCTTGGTGGGTGAAAGTGTACCGTTTAAAACGGGCTCTGAACGAATCAACAACACGCCGGTTGTTGGCAATAACAACGCCAACAATAACAACTCTATCTATAACAACGATTATGTGCAGATTGAACGAAAAGATATTGGTGTTGAATTAAAAGTAACACCAAGAATCAATCAAGAAGGTATTCTCACGCTAGAAATTGAGCAGAAAGTAGAAAGTATTAATGAATCTGCCAATGTCGGTGGCTCTTCAGGCGCAGCCGATATCATCACTAACAAGAGAGAAATTAAAACGAAGGCACTCGTGAAAGACAACAGTGTTTTAGTGTTGGGCGGATTGATTCGTGATGAGATCGAGGCGACAGATAGCGGTGTGCCTTTCCTCAGCAAAATTCCTTTCCTCGGCCGCTTGTTCAAAGGCACATCAAAGCATGTCGTGAAAAAGAATTTGATGGTATTTATCCATCCGCGTATTTTGCATGATGATGCAGATGCGGCAGATGACAGTAGCTATTACTACAACAATATGCGCGACACGCAGCGCCGCTTTAATAAGCAGGAGCTAGATGATGGCTTGCGCGTTGATCGTCGTTTGCCAGAGTTGTCGCCATGGCAACCGCCTCGTACAGGCATGGAGGCTGAGAAATTAACGCAGCCTTCGTCGCAGGGGCAGTAA